A genomic stretch from Pomacea canaliculata isolate SZHN2017 linkage group LG2, ASM307304v1, whole genome shotgun sequence includes:
- the LOC112556788 gene encoding guanosine-3',5'-bis(diphosphate) 3'-pyrophosphohydrolase MESH1-like, whose protein sequence is MNPNEVIVNSNGAVAEIIRCVNFSAVKHKNQRRKDPEKTPYINHPIGVANILTQEAGIIDLQVIQAALLHDTVEDTDTTYEELVTEFGKDVADLVMEVTDDKSLPKEERKKQQIVHSSVTSHKAKLVKLADKLYNLRDLKRATPRGWTEDRVYEYFQWAADVVRGMRGTNKALEDSLNVLFEERNISFL, encoded by the exons ATGAATCCTAACGAGGTGATTGTAAATAGCAATGGTGCAGTGGCAGAAATTATCCGATGTGTAAACTTCTCAGCGGTCAAACACAAAAACCAGAGAAGAAAGGATCCAGAGAAGACTCCATATATAAACCACCCTATTG GTGTTGCCAACATTCTTACTCAGGAAGCAGGGATTATTGACCTTCAAGTCATTCAG GCTGCTTTACTTCATGATACAGTGGAGGACACAGACACAACCTATGAGGAACTGGTTACGGAGTTTGGGAAAGATGTTGCTG ATCTGGTTATGGAGGTGACAGATGACAAAAGTCTGCCTAAAGAGGAGCGCAAGAAACAGCAGATTGTTCACTCATCTGTGACCAGCCACAAGGCTAAACTTGTCAAGCTGGCTGACAAACTGTATAATCTTCGTGACCTTAAACGGGCCACCCCAAGAGGGTGGACAGAAGATCGAGTTTATGAGTATTTCCAGTGGGCAGCAGATGTTGTGAGGGGAATGCGAGGAACTAATAAAGCCTTAGAAGATTCATTGAATGTTCTTTTTGAAGAAAGGAATATTAGCTTCCTTTGA